The genomic stretch CTCCCAATCTAACGCTTTCTTTGCCATGGCTTGCCGTGCCCAGTTGTACCTTCAAGCTCTCCACGATTTCCGGATTAAGCTTTCCCCCGCTGCGCAATTGACTAAGGTCGTGCGTAAGCTTCTCAAGCGCTTTAAGAATTGAAGCTTCCAGCTCAGAGACATCGTAGGCCTTGTCTGTGGCTGTGGGCTCTTCAACTGTGCCGACGGGAGGGGTCGAATCGGTTCGCGCATGCGCTTTGTTCGCTTTGCCGGCCTTTTTCTGCAGCTGCGTACTTGACGAGAAGTTTCGGACAAAGTAGGAAGGGCATTGTGGTGTTGATGTGCGAAGAAGAGGGCTGGGTGGTGTGAGCGGAGCTCAGCGTGGTGTTTGCGCAAAACTGCAATTGTGGCTTACAGGGTACGGCATGGTGCCTCAAGTGTCCTTGGATGTGCGCATAATGGGATTCTAGAGCTGAGTTGTAGGGCTACACGAGGTAGAGCAGTGCGTGACATTGTTGACGACGATAGTGAAGACTGGTGGGCTGGTTGTTAGCGCCCATGTTTCTAAAGCACGGACGGCTCTTCACACGACGAGGACGTCATTGCGTCTGGAGTTTTCTCGAATCGAGTCGACGCTGAACCTCCTCATTGCGCATGTATTTTCCCAAAACAAGAGAAAAGGCTTCTTTATCATTCAAGCGTTCCATGAAGCGCACGAACTTTCCGTCAGCAAATTTGCCAAGACATATATCAGAGTGGGGTTTCGTTCTTCCCCAGGACTAGTAGCCTATAAGGTAGTTGCCCAGATTCTGGCAGTATTCTAACTTTTGCTAATTGAACTCGATT from Pyrenophora tritici-repentis strain M4 chromosome 1, whole genome shotgun sequence encodes the following:
- a CDS encoding Frr, Ribosome recycling factor, which codes for MSRTALPRVALQLSSRIPLCAHPRTLEAPCRTLPLLRTSTPQCPSYFVRNFSSSTQLQKKAGKANKAHARTDSTPPVGTVEEPTATDKAYDVSELEASILKALEKLTHDLSQLRSGGKLNPEIVESLKVQLGTASHGKESVRLGDIAQVVPRGRVLNVICGEEAHVKPITTAIAASPHSLTPLSPESNNPLTIQVPLPPPTGESRRAAVDAAGKASERADRLIQQARQEHNKKLRQYGLNREVLPDDLQKAKKLMEEVVKKGHVEVKRIVDGAKKVLESQ